One Oncorhynchus nerka isolate Pitt River linkage group LG5, Oner_Uvic_2.0, whole genome shotgun sequence genomic window carries:
- the LOC115126377 gene encoding cysteinyl leukotriene receptor 1-like has product MDLEEFDNVTLRYNVTNCPSIDEFRNQVYSTVYSIITVFGLAGNGFALLVLVKTFRQRSAFHIYMLNLAVSDLLCVSTLPLRVLYYVNKGHWNLGDFLCRLSSYALYVNLYCSVFFMTAMSVTRFLAIVFPVQNLRLVSERRARLVCVCIWVFICTVSSPFLMTGQHLHPATNKTKCFEPPERRTGGGLKKLIMLNYLSLAVGFILPFLVILLCYVGIIRALLSRQHTAQRQKGAGSKAIRMIVIVMLAFLLCFMPYHIQRSVHLSFLSQTATSCSELVYMQKSVVVTLCLAASNSCFDPLLYFFSGEGFRRRLSSFRSTIRTQRQPQRQGAQPPLGRATKREREPVLPNTAETKGTATPGEGNNL; this is encoded by the exons gTGTACTCTACGGTGTACTCTATCATCACCGTGTTCGGCCTGGCCGGTAATGGGTTCGCCTTGTTGGTTCTGGTTAAAACGTTCCGTCAGCGTTCTGCGTTCCACATCTACATGTTGAACCTGGCCGTGTCCGACCTACTGTGTGTCTCCACGCTGCCGCTACGGGTCCTCTACTACGTTAATAAG GGTCATTGGAACCTGGGAGACTTCCTGTGCAGACTTTCGTCCTATGCCCTCTACGTGAACCTCTACTGCAGCGTGTTCTTCATGACTGCCATGTCCGTCACACGCTTCCTCGCCATCGTGTTCCCCGTGCAGAACCTGCGCCTGGTCTCAGAGCGTCGTGCCCGtctggtgtgtgtctgtatctgggtGTTCATCTgcactgtctcctctcccttcctcatgACTGGTCAACACCTCCACCCAGCCACCAATAAGACCAAGTGCTTCGAGCCTCCAGAGCGCAGAACAGGGGGCGGGCTTAAGAAGCTCATCATGCTCAACTACTTATCATTGGCTGTGGGCTTCATCCTTCCCTTCCTGGTCATCCTGCTGTGCTACGTCGGGATCATTCGGGCCCTGCTGTCACGGCAACATACTGCACAGCGCCAGAAGGGGGCGGGGTCTAAGGCTATCCGAATGATCGTCATTGTGATGCTGGCATTCCTGCTGTGCTTCATGCCGTACCACATCCAGCGCTCCGTCCACCTCAGCTTCCTGTCCCAGACTGCCACTTCCTGTTCGGAGCTGGTGTACATGCAGAAGAGTGTGGTGGTGACACTCTGTCTGGCTGCCTCCAACTCCTGCTTCGACCCCTTGCTCTACTTCTTCTCTGGAGAGGGCTTCAGACGACGCCTGTCAAGCTTCAGGTCCACTATCAGGACACAGAGACAACCGCAGAGACAGGGGGCACAGCCACCGCTGGGGAGggcaacaaagagagagagagaaccggtcCTACCCAACACAGCAGAGACAAAGGGCACAGCCACCCCTGGGGAGGGGAACAACctatag